The following nucleotide sequence is from Pedobacter sp. PACM 27299.
TGAAAGCAAGCTTGATAAGTTCTTGAAATTTTGCTGGGGAACTGATGAATTTGTGATTCCAACCATTTTACTCAATTCTCCATTCAAAGAGCAGATGATCAATGATAATTTGCGTTATATTCATTTTCCGGAGGGAAAAGCAAATCCAAGAATTTTAGAGATGGAAGATTTAACATTGATGAAAGATTCAAATATGTTTTTTGCCAGGAAATTCGATATGCCTATGAGCGAAGAAGTATTGCGCAGAATAGATGAGCAGATGGAATAATTTATGAATGAACTTCGAATAAATAAACACTGACATCTTTCGTTACATATTTCTTTAAGGGTTTACCTAATTTATTAAACATATTCAGCAAATGATCCATGGGCTTGATGGTATCTTTATAGTACCATGAAGGCTCATCAATGCCGTCTCCGATGTCGGTTTGGAATTGAGTATTAAAAATTAACCAAACTCTCTTGCTTCCGCTGAACTGCTTAAAATCAGCACTTAATAGCTGTTCGTAATTGCTGTAGCTATTCGCCTGTTTTCGGTGATCGATTCCTTCAATCGCATTAAATTTAAAGGGATACATTATTTTGTAGACCTTGTAGCCGGGTAAATTGTTCCAATAGATATACACGGCATCACCATCCTGGTACCGATGATTTATGAATTGTAATGCCTCGCGCTGATAGGATTTCTTATGGACATAAAATTGCTCTGGTTGAAAAATAAAGATTGCCGATTGCACTATTGCTGGTAAGATGACCACAAATGATAACATGATCACTGTGTTGTTCGATGGAATCCGAGCAGTCCCGCGTTCAAATCCTTTGGCAATAAACAGTATGAAAATTGGTGAAATAAACACCCAAAACCTTTCGGTGAGTGGGTAGAGCTCCAGTCCAGAGGCGATTAAGGTAAGTAAGCAGGGTGTCAGCAGCGCCCAGGCTAATGTTTTATTTTCTTTTAAAAAGGAGTATATCCCATAAAGCAACAACAGGATGGGTAGGATGAATACCTTTAGCAATGGATTAAAATTCCATATTAAGCCTAATGGGTAGTCCATTAGCCGGTAAAGATTTAGCCAAAACCAATTTAGTTCCGATATAGAAGTAGGAGGAAAGGGCATGAAATTTTCATAAGATCTGAACCAATAAGCGATCCACTCCGATTGTGCATGTTTATAGGTGAAAAGTAGGTAGTTGATTGAAAAACTAACCAACCACAGGCCAAATGGAAGGATGCTGATCGCAAAGAGATTCCATTTTTTACGTAATAGATAGGAGAGACTCATACTGATGGCGATTCCTC
It contains:
- a CDS encoding glycosyltransferase family 39 protein; its protein translation is MNTITYSAFLDKKKQRNLLLVIFLVTGILIRLFHFFYNRSLWMDEVYLSSSFLKMDAMQLLTHPLYYQQKAPIGFLLLVKFTLNIFGPNEMALRLIPLISGIAALFLFVPVANYFLKKPAAIMAIGILCFSPALVYHSVEIKQYATELLATVAVLYLFIQYQAARKFKDLLIWGLSGALILWCSYSAIFLLGGIAISMSLSYLLRKKWNLFAISILPFGLWLVSFSINYLLFTYKHAQSEWIAYWFRSYENFMPFPPTSISELNWFWLNLYRLMDYPLGLIWNFNPLLKVFILPILLLLYGIYSFLKENKTLAWALLTPCLLTLIASGLELYPLTERFWVFISPIFILFIAKGFERGTARIPSNNTVIMLSFVVILPAIVQSAIFIFQPEQFYVHKKSYQREALQFINHRYQDGDAVYIYWNNLPGYKVYKIMYPFKFNAIEGIDHRKQANSYSNYEQLLSADFKQFSGSKRVWLIFNTQFQTDIGDGIDEPSWYYKDTIKPMDHLLNMFNKLGKPLKKYVTKDVSVYLFEVHS